A single window of Rana temporaria chromosome 1, aRanTem1.1, whole genome shotgun sequence DNA harbors:
- the LOC120909788 gene encoding cold-inducible RNA-binding protein B-like, which translates to MSSSDEGKLFVGGLSFDTNEQSMEDVFGKYGQISEVVVVKDRETKRLRGFGFVTFDNADDAKDAMAGMNGKTVDGRQIRVDQAGKSSNDRRGGYRGGSSGGGRGFFRGGRGRGGGGGYDGSSRFEGGSRSGGYGGGGGSRDYYGSSGRSQSYGDRSGGSSYRDGYDSYTSHND; encoded by the coding sequence ATGTCTTCATCTGACGAAGGAAAGCTTTTTGTTGGAGGTCTGAGCTTTGATACCAATGAGCAGAGTATGGAAGATGTATTTGGTAAATACGGACAAATCTCTGAAGTGGTTGTGGTGAAGGATCGGGAGACAAAAAGATTGCGTGGTTTTGGCTTTGTCACATTTGATAATGCTGATGATGCAAAAGATGCCATGGCGGGTATGAATGGGAAGACTGTGGATGGTCGTCAGATTCGGGTTGATCAGGCTGGGAAGTCCTCAAATGACAGAAGAGGAGGCTACAGAGGCGGTTCatctggaggaggaagagggttcTTCCGTGGAGGTAGAGGccgtggtggtggtggaggataTGATGGAAGCAGCCGGTTTGAAGGCGGCAGCCGAAGTGGAGGCTATGGTGGTGGCGGTGGATCCCGGGATTATTATGGCAGCAGTGGCAGGAGTCAAAGTTACGGTGATCGCTCAGGAGGAAGCTCATACAGAGACGGTTATGACAGCTACACCTCACACAACGATTAA